A window of the Parabacteroides merdae ATCC 43184 genome harbors these coding sequences:
- the scpA gene encoding methylmalonyl-CoA mutase, whose translation MRPNFKNIDIKNAGFAATNAAEWAKANGIEANWKTPEHIEVKPVYTKEDLEGMEHLNYASGLPPYLRGPYSGMYAMRPWTIRQYAGFSTAEESNAFYRRNLASGQKGLSVAFDLPTHRGYDADNERVVGDVGKAGVSICSLENMKVLFDGIPLNKMSVSMTMNGAVLPVLAFYINAGLEQGAKLEEMAGTIQNDILKEFMVRNTYIYPPEFSMRIIADIFEYTSQKMPKFNSISISGYHMQEAGATADIEMAYTLCDGLEYLRAGVNAGIDIDAFAPRLSFFWAIGVNHFMEIAKMRAARMLWAKIVKSFGAKNPKSLALRTHCQTSGWSLTEQDPFNNVGRTCIEAMAAALGHTQSLHTNALDEAIALPTDFSARIARNTQIYIQEETKICKEIDPWAGSYYVESLTNELVHKGWALIQEIESMGGMAKAIETGLPKMRIEEAAARTQARIDSGIQTIVGVNKYRLPKEDPIDILEIDNTAVRNEQIELLKELRANRDEEAVQKALADITECVRTKKGNLLELAVKAAGLRASLGEISDACEVVVGRYKAIIRTISGVYSSETKKDADFQKACELTAEFAKKEGRQPRIMIAKMGQDGHDRGAKVVATGYADCGFDVDMGPLFQTPAEAARQAVENDVHVMGVSSLAAGHKTLVPQVIEELKKLGREDIIVIAGGVIPAQDYDFLYKAGVAAIFGPGTSVSKAAVQILEILLGEE comes from the coding sequence ATGAGACCAAATTTTAAAAACATAGATATAAAGAATGCCGGTTTTGCAGCTACTAATGCTGCCGAATGGGCAAAAGCCAATGGCATCGAGGCCAATTGGAAAACCCCCGAGCACATCGAGGTGAAACCCGTATATACTAAAGAAGACCTGGAAGGTATGGAACATCTGAACTATGCTTCCGGTCTGCCTCCTTATTTGCGTGGTCCGTATAGCGGCATGTACGCTATGCGTCCCTGGACAATCCGCCAGTATGCAGGTTTCTCAACTGCTGAAGAGTCCAACGCATTCTACCGTCGTAACCTGGCTTCCGGCCAGAAAGGTCTGTCTGTCGCTTTCGACCTTCCGACGCACCGTGGTTATGATGCCGACAACGAACGTGTGGTAGGTGATGTCGGTAAAGCCGGTGTTTCTATCTGTTCGTTGGAAAACATGAAAGTTTTGTTCGATGGTATTCCTTTGAATAAGATGTCTGTATCCATGACAATGAACGGTGCCGTACTTCCTGTACTGGCATTCTATATCAATGCCGGTTTGGAACAGGGCGCCAAGTTGGAAGAGATGGCCGGTACGATCCAAAACGATATCCTGAAAGAATTCATGGTGCGTAACACTTATATCTACCCGCCTGAATTCTCCATGCGTATCATTGCCGATATCTTCGAATACACTTCTCAGAAGATGCCGAAGTTCAACTCCATCTCCATCTCCGGTTACCACATGCAGGAAGCAGGTGCGACGGCCGATATCGAAATGGCTTATACGCTTTGCGACGGTCTTGAATATCTTCGTGCCGGTGTGAATGCAGGTATCGATATCGATGCTTTCGCTCCGCGTCTGTCCTTCTTCTGGGCGATCGGTGTGAACCATTTCATGGAAATCGCCAAGATGCGTGCTGCACGTATGTTGTGGGCGAAGATCGTGAAGAGCTTCGGTGCCAAGAACCCGAAATCTCTGGCTTTGCGTACTCACTGCCAGACTTCTGGTTGGTCGTTGACCGAACAGGATCCGTTCAACAACGTTGGCCGTACTTGTATTGAAGCTATGGCTGCCGCTTTGGGGCACACGCAGTCTTTGCACACGAACGCATTGGACGAAGCGATCGCTTTGCCGACAGACTTCTCTGCACGTATCGCTCGTAACACTCAGATTTATATCCAGGAAGAAACAAAGATCTGTAAGGAAATCGACCCGTGGGCTGGTTCTTACTATGTGGAATCTCTGACGAACGAATTGGTTCATAAAGGCTGGGCTTTGATCCAGGAGATCGAAAGCATGGGTGGTATGGCGAAAGCTATCGAAACCGGTCTGCCCAAGATGCGCATCGAAGAAGCGGCTGCCCGTACGCAGGCTCGGATCGACTCCGGTATCCAGACAATCGTTGGTGTGAACAAATATCGTCTGCCGAAGGAAGATCCGATCGATATCCTTGAAATCGATAATACTGCCGTTCGTAACGAGCAGATCGAACTGCTGAAAGAACTGCGTGCCAACCGTGATGAAGAAGCCGTACAGAAAGCATTGGCCGACATCACGGAATGTGTTCGTACGAAGAAAGGCAACTTGCTGGAACTGGCTGTCAAGGCAGCCGGCTTGCGTGCATCACTGGGAGAAATCTCCGATGCTTGCGAAGTTGTAGTAGGTCGTTATAAAGCAATCATCAGAACTATATCAGGCGTGTATTCATCAGAAACTAAGAAAGATGCAGACTTCCAGAAGGCTTGTGAGCTGACTGCCGAGTTTGCCAAGAAAGAAGGTCGCCAGCCGCGTATCATGATCGCTAAGATGGGTCAGGACGGACACGACCGTGGTGCTAAAGTTGTAGCTACAGGTTATGCAGACTGTGGTTTCGACGTGGATATGGGACCGTTGTTCCAGACTCCGGCCGAAGCTGCCCGCCAGGCTGTAGAAAACGACGTTCACGTAATGGGTGTTTCTTCTTTGGCTGCCGGACACAAGACTTTGGTTCCGCAGGTGATCGAAGAACTGAAGAAGTTAGGACGCGAAGATATCATCGTGATAGCTGGTGGCGTTATTCCTGCACAGGATTATGACTTCCTGTACAAGGCAGGCGTTGCTGCCATCTTTGGTCCGGGTACTTCTGTGTCGAAGGCTGCCGTTCAGATCTTGGAAATCCTGTTAGGTGAAGAATAA
- a CDS encoding S41 family peptidase, with protein sequence MNKAKKEESDLEIRKEMERRVLQDRPIRFDWVIKRLLYRKANFNVLNGFAVLAGLLAILLLVPSCTTEDEVPDLSDEGTNGWIYKIMADYYLWNEDMPGKGNLNFSQSPDKFFDSLLSDQDGVKYGDGWLTFSRIEKKEEETKSVSESDSYGFEFASYKNGNLYYAWVLYVLPGSPAAEAGLERGDWIIAVGSETPNVTNLSAFYSGGETTFLLADAVRKGNEVTFYKRKTISVAASRAVEDTPFLKDSVYTVGGKKVGYLVYNSFSSGPDDESTIYDDRMKQVFAGFKVENVDEFILDLRYNQGGLVTCAQLMTSLLAPADALGKTFCIMEHNEKQSKSDETLLLRKNSEIGNANLDLKRIYVLTGSVTASASEAVINCLIPYLTRSNITIIGEKTIGKRVGSNTFGTKEKYGWLLHPITLRIYNADHEADYANGFEPDVKIEELVIGNDLLPFGDTNERLLSEALSRISGLKSLPVHAESEGRILLTPSSLERKQTKGLIFEEGK encoded by the coding sequence GTGAATAAAGCAAAAAAGGAAGAGTCGGATTTGGAAATCAGGAAAGAGATGGAGAGAAGGGTGTTGCAGGATAGGCCTATTCGCTTTGACTGGGTCATCAAACGTTTGTTGTACCGGAAGGCCAACTTCAATGTGCTCAATGGTTTTGCCGTCCTCGCGGGATTGCTGGCTATCCTTTTGCTTGTACCGTCTTGTACGACGGAGGATGAGGTTCCGGATCTCTCCGACGAGGGTACGAATGGTTGGATCTATAAGATTATGGCGGATTACTATTTGTGGAATGAGGATATGCCCGGCAAAGGAAATTTGAACTTCTCACAATCTCCAGATAAGTTCTTCGATTCATTGTTGTCTGATCAGGATGGCGTAAAATACGGAGACGGATGGCTCACTTTTTCCCGGATAGAGAAAAAGGAAGAGGAGACGAAATCTGTTTCGGAGTCCGATTCGTATGGTTTTGAGTTTGCATCATATAAAAACGGCAACCTTTATTATGCCTGGGTTTTATATGTCTTGCCTGGCTCTCCTGCTGCCGAGGCCGGATTGGAACGGGGGGACTGGATTATTGCCGTTGGTAGTGAGACTCCGAATGTGACGAACTTGTCTGCTTTTTATAGCGGAGGTGAAACTACTTTCTTATTGGCAGATGCGGTAAGAAAAGGCAATGAGGTCACTTTTTATAAAAGAAAAACTATTTCGGTTGCAGCTTCCCGTGCAGTGGAAGACACGCCTTTTCTGAAAGATTCTGTCTATACGGTGGGTGGCAAGAAGGTTGGTTATTTGGTTTACAACAGTTTTTCTTCCGGTCCGGACGATGAAAGTACAATCTATGACGACCGGATGAAACAGGTCTTTGCCGGGTTTAAGGTTGAAAATGTGGACGAGTTTATATTGGATTTGCGATATAATCAGGGAGGTTTGGTCACTTGTGCGCAGTTGATGACCTCTCTTCTGGCTCCGGCCGATGCTTTGGGTAAGACATTCTGTATTATGGAGCATAACGAAAAGCAATCAAAAAGTGATGAAACTTTGCTGTTGAGAAAAAATTCTGAAATAGGAAATGCTAATCTGGACTTGAAACGCATTTACGTGCTGACAGGAAGTGTGACCGCATCTGCTTCGGAAGCCGTGATCAATTGCCTGATCCCTTATCTTACCCGTAGTAACATTACGATCATAGGAGAAAAAACGATTGGCAAGCGGGTGGGCAGCAACACTTTCGGAACCAAAGAAAAATATGGCTGGCTGTTGCATCCGATTACATTACGCATTTATAATGCCGATCACGAAGCTGACTATGCAAATGGTTTTGAACCGGATGTGAAGATCGAGGAACTGGTTATAGGAAATGATTTGTTGCCCTTCGGAGATACGAACGAGAGGCTGCTGAGTGAGGCGCTTTCGCGGATAAGCGGATTGAAGAGCCTGCCGGTACATGCGGAAAGCGAAGGTCGTATTTTGCTCACCCCGTCATCTCTCGAAAGAAAACAAACGAAAGGTCTTATCTTCGAGGAGGGAAAATAA
- a CDS encoding glycosyltransferase family 2 protein produces the protein MKMINCFIPFLSLPQARQTVRALGLCDRIKNIYLLATEKIPDEVEGCEMLMIDSPASTATFRTIALHADTAYTLLYTKYTAFEPGQFAFERLLAIAGDTNAGMLYADRYLLKNGNSQQAPVIDYQKGSLRDDFDFGSLLFFRSSVLKQAVRAMDADYRFAGLYDLRLRVSELAELVHVNEYLYSEVETDIRKSGEKLFDYVDPKNRAVQIEMEAVCTAYLKRVGGYLAPDFEPVTFDAGGFEQEASVIIPVRNRIRTIEDAIRSVLAQKTTFRFNLIIVDNHSTDGTSEAIEKYTADGRVVHLVPERSDLGIGGCWNVGVHHPACGKFAVQLDSDDVYSGPDTLQKIVDAFYEQNCAMVVGTYRMTDFKMNEIPPGIIDHREWTLENGRNNALRINGLGAPRAFYTPVLRRINLPNTSYGEDYALGLRISRTWRIGRIYDVLYLCRRWEDNSDAALDVVKMNGHNTYKDRIRTWELQARIALNAHSPK, from the coding sequence ATGAAAATGATAAATTGCTTCATTCCGTTCCTTTCTTTACCCCAGGCCAGGCAAACCGTAAGAGCGTTGGGGTTATGTGACCGGATAAAGAATATCTACTTGTTAGCGACGGAAAAGATTCCCGATGAGGTCGAGGGTTGTGAGATGCTGATGATCGATTCGCCCGCCAGTACCGCTACTTTTCGGACGATTGCTTTACATGCAGATACGGCCTATACATTGTTATATACCAAATATACGGCATTCGAGCCGGGGCAGTTCGCCTTCGAACGCCTGTTGGCTATTGCCGGCGATACGAATGCCGGAATGCTTTATGCGGATCGTTACCTGTTAAAAAACGGCAACAGCCAACAGGCTCCTGTCATAGACTATCAGAAAGGAAGCTTGCGTGATGATTTTGATTTCGGCTCCCTGCTGTTTTTCCGTTCGTCCGTTTTGAAGCAGGCGGTCCGGGCGATGGATGCTGATTACCGTTTTGCCGGGCTGTATGACCTTCGCCTTCGTGTCTCGGAGCTGGCCGAACTGGTTCATGTCAATGAATATTTGTACTCGGAAGTGGAGACGGATATCCGCAAGAGCGGAGAGAAGTTGTTCGATTATGTTGATCCGAAAAACCGGGCGGTGCAGATCGAGATGGAAGCTGTTTGTACGGCCTACCTGAAACGGGTCGGCGGTTATCTTGCCCCGGACTTTGAACCGGTCACCTTCGATGCTGGCGGTTTCGAGCAGGAAGCCTCCGTTATCATCCCGGTCCGCAACCGTATCCGTACGATAGAAGATGCTATCCGTTCCGTGCTGGCACAAAAAACGACCTTCCGCTTTAATCTGATTATTGTGGATAACCATTCGACAGACGGAACTTCCGAAGCGATCGAAAAATATACCGCAGACGGACGTGTGGTTCATTTGGTTCCGGAACGTTCCGATCTGGGGATCGGCGGTTGCTGGAACGTGGGTGTGCATCATCCGGCTTGTGGCAAGTTTGCCGTCCAGCTCGATAGCGACGATGTATATAGCGGTCCTGATACGTTGCAGAAGATCGTTGATGCTTTTTACGAACAGAACTGCGCGATGGTTGTCGGAACCTATCGGATGACCGATTTCAAGATGAACGAAATACCGCCCGGCATCATCGACCATCGGGAGTGGACGCTTGAAAACGGACGTAACAATGCGCTCCGCATCAACGGTCTGGGAGCTCCCCGTGCCTTTTATACACCTGTGCTCCGGAGGATCAACCTTCCGAATACAAGCTATGGAGAAGATTATGCTTTGGGGCTGCGAATCTCCCGCACCTGGCGTATCGGGCGCATCTATGATGTCCTTTACCTCTGCCGCCGCTGGGAAGACAATTCGGATGCCGCGCTCGATGTCGTGAAAATGAACGGACATAATACCTACAAAGACCGTATTCGTACTTGGGAATTGCAGGCGCGGATTGCCTTGAACGCTCATTCGCCCAAATGA
- a CDS encoding DUF4922 domain-containing protein: protein MNDLEREIEFLLIDQKQDWKLARENYGSLTNVQTRYFQDDYRTTILQFNPERIRSSAAKIDKASLLARPCFFCHRPEEQKGVTYNDAFEILVNPYPIFEDHLTVPLRWHEKQQIKPYYEDMLDIVSDLSDYALFYNGPKCGASAPDHMHFQAGKKEEFPVVRNWPNFPKQVVWESERTGFYASVDLLPVCFILVSRDKGEAAAVFELLYDMMPMGPEDYEPMMNLLVWREDDVWITCIFPRRELRPSCYYAEGDANILISPATVEMAGLFVVPLEKDFKKVTFADLEKVWEEVSITEDEENELIRKIRDEA from the coding sequence ATGAATGATTTGGAACGAGAAATAGAATTCCTGCTGATAGACCAAAAGCAGGATTGGAAACTGGCAAGGGAGAATTATGGTTCTTTGACCAATGTGCAGACGCGTTATTTCCAGGATGATTACAGGACAACGATTCTTCAATTTAATCCGGAACGGATTCGTTCTTCCGCAGCTAAGATCGACAAGGCATCCTTGCTGGCGCGCCCCTGTTTTTTCTGCCATCGGCCGGAAGAACAAAAGGGAGTGACGTATAATGATGCGTTTGAAATACTGGTTAATCCATATCCTATTTTCGAAGACCATCTGACCGTTCCCCTGCGTTGGCATGAAAAGCAACAGATAAAGCCTTATTACGAGGATATGCTGGACATCGTTTCGGATTTATCTGACTATGCCTTGTTCTATAATGGTCCGAAATGCGGTGCTTCCGCTCCGGATCATATGCATTTCCAAGCTGGAAAGAAAGAGGAGTTTCCGGTTGTGAGAAATTGGCCGAACTTCCCGAAACAGGTCGTTTGGGAAAGTGAACGGACTGGTTTCTATGCTTCAGTCGATCTCCTTCCGGTCTGTTTTATCCTAGTGTCGAGGGATAAGGGTGAGGCGGCGGCCGTTTTCGAGTTGTTATACGACATGATGCCGATGGGACCGGAGGATTACGAACCAATGATGAACCTGTTGGTCTGGAGGGAGGATGATGTTTGGATTACCTGTATCTTCCCCCGGCGGGAATTGCGTCCATCCTGCTATTATGCCGAGGGAGATGCCAATATTCTCATCAGCCCGGCGACGGTCGAGATGGCCGGTTTATTTGTCGTCCCTTTGGAAAAGGACTTTAAGAAAGTGACATTTGCAGACCTCGAAAAGGTCTGGGAAGAGGTAAGTATTACGGAGGATGAGGAGAATGAGCTCATCCGGAAAATAAGAGATGAAGCATGA
- a CDS encoding MFS transporter translates to MISYKPMSDKPSVRSPWFWVPSLYFAQGIPYVAVMIVSVLMYKRLGVSNTDIALYTSWLNLPWVIKPFWSPFVDLLKTKRWWVATMQLLIGAGLAGVAFTIPTTFFFQASLAVFWLLAFSSATHDIAADGFYMLALDSHEQAFFVGIRSTFYRIAIIAGQGVLVMFAGFLENSTGNIPLAWSVTFFILGGLFLALFLYHRYILPLPKGDKPSATVTPSTILKEFFATFASFFKKKQAFVAILFMLLYRFPEAQLTKLVTPFLVDPREVGGLGLSTAEIGLVYGTIGTIGLTLGGILGGIAASAGGLKKWIWPMALAISLPDAVFIYLSSALPDNLWIVNICVFIEQFGYGFGFTAYMLYLIYYSDGEHKTAHYAICTAFMALGLMLPGMAAGWLQEQMGYENFFWWVMGCCLVTLLVTACLKIDPEFGKKKQGNN, encoded by the coding sequence ATGATATCATATAAGCCTATGTCTGATAAGCCATCTGTACGGTCTCCTTGGTTTTGGGTTCCTTCCCTGTATTTTGCGCAGGGAATACCTTATGTCGCGGTGATGATCGTCTCTGTCCTTATGTATAAGCGCCTGGGAGTTTCAAATACCGATATCGCCCTTTATACGAGTTGGCTGAATCTGCCCTGGGTGATCAAACCTTTTTGGAGTCCTTTTGTGGATTTGCTGAAGACTAAACGCTGGTGGGTGGCCACGATGCAGTTATTGATCGGGGCAGGACTTGCCGGAGTGGCGTTTACGATCCCGACGACGTTCTTTTTCCAGGCTTCATTGGCTGTATTCTGGTTGCTGGCTTTCAGTTCCGCCACACATGATATTGCGGCGGACGGCTTTTACATGCTGGCTCTCGATTCGCATGAACAGGCTTTCTTCGTCGGTATCCGGAGTACTTTTTACCGGATTGCGATTATTGCCGGACAGGGTGTGCTGGTCATGTTTGCCGGATTTCTGGAAAACAGTACGGGGAATATCCCGCTTGCCTGGTCTGTTACATTCTTTATTTTAGGCGGGCTGTTTTTGGCTTTGTTCCTGTATCACCGGTATATACTTCCTTTGCCGAAAGGGGATAAGCCATCGGCTACGGTGACTCCTTCCACAATCTTAAAAGAGTTTTTCGCGACTTTCGCCTCTTTTTTCAAAAAGAAACAAGCCTTTGTCGCGATCCTGTTTATGCTGTTGTACCGTTTTCCGGAAGCCCAGTTGACTAAATTGGTAACGCCTTTCCTGGTCGATCCCCGCGAAGTGGGTGGCTTGGGGCTTTCGACGGCTGAAATCGGACTGGTGTACGGGACGATCGGTACGATCGGTTTGACATTGGGCGGAATATTGGGAGGTATCGCCGCCTCGGCAGGAGGATTGAAGAAATGGATCTGGCCGATGGCGTTGGCAATTTCCCTTCCTGACGCTGTCTTTATTTATTTGAGCAGTGCGTTGCCTGATAATTTGTGGATAGTCAACATTTGCGTATTTATCGAACAGTTTGGATACGGCTTTGGCTTTACGGCCTATATGTTGTATCTGATTTATTATTCCGACGGAGAACATAAGACGGCACATTATGCGATCTGTACGGCTTTTATGGCTTTGGGCCTGATGCTTCCTGGAATGGCGGCCGGCTGGTTGCAGGAACAGATGGGTTACGAGAATTTCTTCTGGTGGGTGATGGGATGTTGCCTGGTGACGTTGCTTGTCACGGCCTGCCTGAAGATCGATCCCGAATTCGGGAAGAAGAAACAAGGAAATAACTAA
- a CDS encoding ATPase produces MVAKTILIADGGSTKTDWSIVSGNREIDRIRTGGINPFFQTEEEISAEIRDNLIPRIRESDSVGAVYFYGAGCAFTEKNEIIRRSVTRYLPVPVEVGSDLLAAARALCGDSPGIACILGTGSNSCLYDGKGIVKSISPLGFVLGDEGSGAVLGKLLVGDVLKNQLPAALQEAFWAESGLTPAIIMEKVYKGSFPNRFLASLSPFLLRHIEEPAIRDLVNNSFRAFFARNVMQYDYREHPVYLTGSIAWYYQDILKDVAREFELRLGTIVQSPVQGLIHYHCVL; encoded by the coding sequence ATGGTGGCGAAAACGATATTGATAGCGGATGGCGGTTCCACGAAAACGGATTGGAGTATTGTGTCCGGCAATCGGGAGATAGACCGGATCAGGACAGGAGGAATTAATCCTTTTTTCCAGACGGAAGAGGAGATCTCGGCTGAGATAAGGGACAATCTGATTCCCCGGATAAGGGAGTCCGATTCTGTCGGGGCCGTTTACTTTTATGGTGCCGGATGTGCATTCACGGAAAAGAACGAGATTATACGCCGTTCTGTCACGCGCTATCTGCCGGTCCCGGTGGAGGTCGGCAGCGATTTGCTGGCAGCCGCCCGTGCCCTTTGTGGAGACAGCCCCGGCATTGCTTGTATTTTGGGGACCGGTTCCAACTCCTGTCTGTATGACGGAAAGGGTATTGTCAAGAGCATATCTCCGTTGGGCTTTGTCTTGGGAGATGAGGGGAGTGGCGCCGTACTTGGAAAATTGTTGGTTGGGGATGTGTTGAAGAACCAGTTGCCGGCAGCTTTGCAAGAGGCTTTTTGGGCGGAGTCCGGTTTGACACCGGCCATCATTATGGAAAAGGTTTATAAAGGGTCTTTCCCGAATCGTTTTTTGGCAAGCCTGTCTCCTTTTTTGCTCCGGCATATAGAAGAACCTGCAATACGTGATCTGGTGAACAATAGCTTCCGGGCGTTCTTTGCCCGCAATGTCATGCAGTATGATTACCGGGAGCATCCTGTCTATCTGACAGGCTCCATTGCTTGGTATTATCAGGATATATTGAAAGATGTTGCTCGTGAGTTCGAGCTTCGATTAGGAACGATCGTTCAAAGTCCGGTTCAAGGTCTGATCCACTATCACTGTGTTTTATAA
- a CDS encoding acetylxylan esterase yields MKKSLFLLCLLLGMLGNCALVLAQPAQKLVNVVVSPDRIDWKCKAKEEVKFTVQVFKNENLLKDVVVDYELGPEYFPTVVKKDVRLADGKTILKAKMNEPGFLRCRVTAKVDGRKYEGMATVGVDETRIRPTTVNPEDFDAFWTGAIAEARKQPLDPKMTLLPERCTSTQNVYHVSFQNERPGSRIYGILIVPKKTGKYPAVLQVPGAGIRPYNGFNLGEDIITLEIGIHGVPVTMPQEVYNNLAAGALNGYNAMNKNNRDTHYYKRVYLGCVRAVDFLYSLPEFDGNTVGVTGGSQGGALSIVTAGLDPRIKFLAAFYPALCDYAGYLHKRAGGWPHYYRNAQPVANEVETLAYFDVVNFARRVNAPGWYSWGYNDVTCPPTSMYSAYNVIPGVKDLHLYLETGHWTYPEQQSERIEWLKDKCGK; encoded by the coding sequence ATGAAAAAATCTTTATTCTTATTGTGTTTGCTTCTGGGTATGTTGGGTAATTGTGCGTTGGTGTTGGCACAACCAGCCCAGAAGTTGGTCAATGTGGTGGTTTCGCCTGATCGTATCGATTGGAAATGCAAGGCGAAGGAAGAAGTCAAGTTTACGGTACAGGTTTTCAAGAATGAGAATTTGTTGAAAGATGTAGTTGTCGATTATGAGTTGGGACCGGAATATTTTCCGACGGTTGTAAAGAAAGACGTTCGTTTGGCGGATGGAAAAACGATACTGAAAGCGAAGATGAATGAACCCGGATTCTTGCGTTGCAGGGTGACGGCCAAAGTGGACGGACGGAAGTATGAAGGGATGGCGACAGTTGGCGTGGATGAAACGAGGATTCGGCCGACGACGGTCAATCCGGAAGATTTTGATGCTTTCTGGACCGGTGCGATCGCTGAAGCCCGTAAGCAGCCGCTAGATCCCAAGATGACTTTGTTGCCGGAAAGATGCACTTCTACGCAGAATGTCTATCATGTCAGTTTCCAGAATGAACGCCCCGGTTCCCGTATATATGGCATTCTGATTGTACCGAAGAAAACTGGTAAATATCCGGCGGTCCTCCAGGTTCCAGGAGCGGGCATACGTCCTTATAACGGATTCAATTTGGGAGAAGATATCATTACGTTGGAGATTGGAATACATGGTGTTCCTGTGACGATGCCGCAGGAAGTGTATAACAACTTGGCTGCTGGAGCATTGAACGGATATAATGCAATGAACAAGAATAATCGCGATACGCATTACTACAAACGGGTCTATCTCGGTTGCGTGCGGGCTGTGGACTTCCTCTATTCTTTGCCTGAGTTTGATGGAAATACAGTCGGTGTGACCGGTGGAAGCCAGGGAGGAGCCTTGTCTATTGTCACGGCCGGACTAGACCCGCGTATCAAGTTTCTTGCTGCTTTCTATCCGGCCTTGTGCGATTATGCCGGCTATCTGCATAAACGTGCGGGAGGCTGGCCGCATTACTACCGGAATGCGCAGCCTGTGGCAAACGAAGTGGAAACGCTCGCTTACTTTGATGTCGTGAATTTTGCCCGCCGGGTGAACGCTCCGGGCTGGTATAGCTGGGGATATAATGATGTGACTTGTCCTCCGACATCCATGTATTCGGCCTACAATGTTATTCCGGGAGTGAAGGACTTGCATCTTTACCTCGAAACCGGTCACTGGACATATCCGGAACAGCAGTCGGAACGTATTGAATGGTTGAAAGATAAATGCGGAAAGTAA
- a CDS encoding lactonase family protein, with the protein MSNLKYFLAGVLIMAITSCMQKDSELFLFVGSYAGATDPGINLFRFDVEKGTAVPVKSLSGIQDPSYLTVSRDGKFVYSVSETAVPDAKVCAYSFDKQTGTLSLLNEQHTDGSAPCYIWVDSKHRMAVTANYNGGSISVFSISADGALLPAEVYAYEGGRPGAERQAVPHLHCVYASPDENYLYANDLGTDRIYKYEIVASDKGLSLREGTPASFSLPVGEGPRHTVFHPNGKWAYLISELSGRVALMYYDKGNLTPVRFVEADTLHVSGSADIHITPDGRFLYASNRLKGDGIAIFSIDLENGQLTKIGYQLTGIHPRNFVITPNGKFLLCACRDSHIVQVYEIDKQSGLLKDTGKDIRVSKPVCLKFTDM; encoded by the coding sequence ATGTCGAATTTAAAGTATTTTTTAGCGGGGGTGTTAATTATGGCAATAACATCGTGTATGCAAAAGGATAGTGAATTGTTTTTGTTTGTCGGATCGTATGCGGGTGCTACAGACCCTGGTATAAATCTGTTTCGCTTCGATGTGGAGAAAGGGACGGCTGTGCCGGTGAAAAGCCTGTCGGGCATTCAAGATCCTTCTTATCTGACAGTGAGCCGGGATGGCAAGTTTGTCTATTCGGTAAGTGAAACTGCTGTGCCGGACGCAAAAGTATGTGCCTATTCGTTTGACAAGCAAACCGGGACGCTTTCTTTGCTGAACGAGCAGCATACGGATGGGAGCGCTCCCTGCTATATCTGGGTGGACAGTAAACACCGGATGGCTGTCACGGCCAACTACAACGGCGGAAGCATAAGTGTTTTCTCCATCTCGGCCGATGGAGCTTTGCTACCGGCTGAAGTATATGCGTATGAAGGAGGAAGACCGGGGGCCGAACGCCAGGCGGTCCCGCATCTGCATTGCGTGTACGCTTCTCCGGATGAGAACTATCTGTATGCCAACGATCTGGGAACGGACCGGATTTATAAATACGAGATCGTTGCTTCCGATAAAGGCTTGAGTTTGCGGGAAGGGACGCCTGCCTCTTTTAGTTTGCCGGTGGGAGAAGGTCCGCGCCATACGGTTTTTCATCCGAATGGGAAATGGGCTTACCTGATTAGCGAGCTTTCGGGCCGCGTCGCTCTCATGTATTACGACAAGGGCAACCTGACCCCGGTCCGGTTTGTAGAAGCCGATACGTTACATGTCTCCGGTAGTGCCGATATACACATCACACCGGACGGTCGTTTCCTATATGCCTCTAACCGTCTGAAAGGTGACGGTATCGCGATTTTTTCTATCGATCTGGAAAACGGGCAATTGACAAAGATTGGTTATCAGCTGACCGGTATTCATCCGCGTAATTTCGTCATCACCCCCAACGGCAAGTTCCTGCTTTGCGCTTGTCGGGATAGTCATATCGTGCAGGTTTACGAAATAGACAAGCAAAGCGGTTTGTTGAAAGATACGGGAAAAGACATCCGGGTTAGTAAGCCTGTTTGCTTGAAGTTTACCGACATGTAA